The nucleotide sequence CGCCGCCCGCGAGAGCGCCATCGGATGCTGGACGCTGCCAAGCGTCTTCCGCGAAGATCGCCGCGCCGTCGGCGGCTTCGAGGGCTTGGGTCAGCCGGTCCTGTAATTCCCGCAAATAAGCAAGAACGGTGGAGACAGCGGGGTGTTCGGGCATGAACGTCGTCGCTGGTCGAGCGGAGAAGGAACAGAGCGACTGAAGATTGGTGCCGGGAGAGAGACTCGAACTCTCACGGTATCACTACCGGTGGATTTTGAGTCCACTGCGTCTACCATTCCGCCATCCCGGCTGGGAGAGAGAACTGCAAGTATAAGGATTTTCCGCTGCCGGGCAAGCAAACTTGCCATTCGAACGCCATCATTGTTCGACCGCTCATCGTATATAAAGCGGCTCCAGCCGTTGCGCCCATGCCGGAATCCGTCAAGTCCGGTATGATGCCGCGCTCGCTCCCATGACCGCCCGCGTGCGTCGCGCTGATCCCCAACGTGCGCCGGAGCGGACCGAACTGATGAAATGATCGACATGTTGACTTCGAAGGTGTTGAAAGCGGAATTGCTCTTGTTGGTGGCGGCCGTCATTTGGGGTTCCGCCTTCGTCGCGCAACGAGTGGGCATGGAGCATGTCGGTCCCTTCACCTATAACGGCGTCCGTTTCGTGCTGGGCGCGCTGGCGCTGTTGCCCTGGCTGTGGCTCGGCCGGCGCGCCGCTTCGCGTTCCCGAGCCAGGAACAAGCGGGCTATGCTGAGCGGGGGCCTGCTGGCGGGCCTGCTGCTGTTCGCTGGCGCGTCGTTGCAGCAGGTCGGCATCGTGTACACGACCGCGGGAAAGGCCGGTTTCATTACCGGGCTGTACGTGGTCATCGTGCCGCTGGTCGGCTTGCTATGGGGTCAGCGCACGCCGCGGGCGACCTGGGCCGGCGCGGTGCTGGCCGTGATCGGCCTGTATTTGCTGACCGTGACCGATGCTTTCACGCTGGCCGAAGGCGATGGGCTGGTGTTGGTCGGTGCTTTTTTCTGGGCCGGTCATGTCCTGTTGATCGGCTGGTTGTCGGGCCGACACGTCGAGCCGGTGTTGCTGGCGTGTTTGCAATTCAGCGTTTGCGCGGTGCTGAGCCTGATCGTGGCGATAGCCACCGAGTCGCTCACCCTGCCAGGGTTGGAAGCGGCGGCGCTGCCGATTCTCTATGGCGGCCTGTTGTCGGTCGGGGTTGCCTACACGTTGCAAGTGGTGGCCCAGCGCGATGCGCCGCCCGCGCACGCCGCCATCATCCTCAGCCTGGAAACCGTGTTCGCGGTGCTGGCGGGTTGGCTTTGGTTGAACGAAACCTTGACGGAGCGCGGCCTGTTCGGCTGCGGGCTAATGTTCGTCGGCATGTTGCTGTCGCAATTGGGGGTAGATCGATCCGTGCCCGCGGCGGGCGAAGCAGCAACGGTTGTCGCCTCGGCGCCGTCCGCCGACAAACGGGTTTGAGCGCCTTGGCGCTGACACGGTTGCGAGAACCTCAACCCTGCGAGGGTGGCTTGGAGTATGCCCGAGCCTTGTCAGGCGCTTCGCTGGATGCAGTCCCTTGTTCCGGGGCGGACGGTTGCAGGTCCTGCTGTTCCTCAAACCAACACTGATAACAGAGACGCAAGCCGTTTTGGCTCAGGAAACCGGCCGGTGGGCCGAAGCGCCCGCACACATCACAGATCAAATAGCTGCTGACCATCGCCGCCTCCTTCTTGGTTTGCTCACTTGCTTTATAGTATCGCCGCCATGTCCGTGATGTCTCATTCGCCGAGCGATCCCGCCGTGCCATTACCGGTCGGATGCGAAGCGCGCTGTCCGGGTTGCAGCCATCGGCTGTTGAGCGCGACCGCCAGCGAAATGCAAAAAATGGACTGGTTGCGGCGACAGCTCGCGCCTTGGGCGGAACGGTTGCAGCCGCTGCAAACCGTCGCCGAGACGGCGCGTTGGGGCTATCGGCGCAAGGTCTGCCTGTCGGCGGTTTGGAGCGCGGCCGCCGGTTGGCAGTTCGGTCTGTGGCGGCGCGACGAGCTGATTCCGATTCCCGATTGTCCGGTTCATGCCGGCCTGGTGCGGACGCTGGTGCGCTGGTTGATGCGGGTGTTGCCGCCTTATCCGCTGTTTCCTTTGGCCTTCTTGGTTCAATCCGGCGCGCAGGCGACGCTGATTGTAAAGGCGCATCAGAGTGCGGCGCTCGATGGGTTGGCTGACAGGGACGGTGAGGAACTGGCGACCAGCGGGCTGGACGGTTTGTGGTTGCACCGGCATCCGGCGGCCGGCCGGCGGCTGTTCGCCCGCAACGGCTGGCAATTGCTGTGGGGCCAACCGCGTTCGCGGGATGGGTTCGGCTTGCTTTATGGGCCGACCGCTTTTCAGCAACTGCTTCCCGCTCTGTATCGCCGAGCGCTGGATACGGCCGAGTCCTTTTTAGCGCCACAAGCAGGCGACAGCCTCATTGATCTCTATTGCGGGATCGGCGCCAGTCTGAGGCGCTGGAGCGTGCGCGGCGCGCGGGCGATCGGGGTGGAACTGAGCGGCGAGGCGGTGGAATGCGCTCGTTTAAACGCGCCGAAGGTTGAGGTTCTGCGCGGCAAATGCGCCGAGCGCATCCCGCAGTTACGGGGTTGGGCGCAACTGACGGGGAGCCGGCTGCTCTATGTCAACCCACCGCGTCCCGGTTTGGAACCGGAGGTCTTGGCATGGGCGTCAGAGGAGTTCCGGCCCGATCGACTGGCGTATCTGTCATGTAGCGCCGGAACCCTGAGCCGTGATTTACGGGCGCTGGCGGCGGCGGGTTATGCGGTGGACGCCTTGTATCCTTACGACTTCTTCCCGCAAACCCAGCACGTCGAAACGCTGGCGCTGCTGCGACGGATAGCCTGAAAAAGCGAGCTAGCGAGCGGCCCGACCTCCCGTCGGGCCACTTCTGGCAAAGACCTAATGCGCCGCTGCACCCGCTGCGCCGAAGCCGGTCTGCGCGCGCACGTACTGATCCTCGAACGCCTCTTTCTCCTGCGCCGCCCTGGCGCTGGTGTCCGTCACCGAACCCAGCCACGCGAAGAAGAAGGCGAGCGGCATCGAGAAGATCGCCGGCTGCTCGTAGGGGAAGATCGGGTCTTTGTTGCCGAGCACCGTGACCCAAACCGCCTTCGACAGCACCACGATCAACACCGCCGACACCAAGCCGGCGATGCTGCCCCAAATTGCGCCGCGCGTGGTCAGACCCTTCCAATACATCGACAGGATCAACACCGGGAAATTACAGGAGGCGGCGACGCCGAAGGCCAGGCCGACCATGAACGCCACGTTCTGCTTCTCGAAGGCGATGCCGAGCAGCACGGCCAGCACGCCCAAGAACAGCGACGAGCGTTTCGAGACGCGGACTTCCTCAGCCTCGGTGGCTTGCCCCCGGCGGATGACGTTGGCGTACAAATCGTGCGAGATCGCGGACGCGCCGGCCAGCGCCAGCCCTGATACCACCGCGAGAATGGTCGCGAAGGCCACCGCCGACAAAAAGCCCAGCATCAAATTCCCGCCGACCGCGTGCGCCAAGTGCATGGCGGGCATGTTGCCGCCGCCGCGCAGCTTGCCGGCCAGATCGCCACCCTCGAAGTATTCCGGATTGGTGCCGACGATGGTGATCGCCGATAGCCCCATGATCGCCACCACGGTGAAGAAGAAACCGACGCACAGCGTGGCGATGAACACGCTCTTGCGGGCTTCCTTGGCGTTCGGCACCGTGAAAAAGCGCATCAAGATATGTGGCAGGCCGGCGGTGCCGAACATCAAGCCCAGAGACAGTGACACCGCCGTGATCGGATCGGACAGGAACGAGCCGGGGGCCATCAGCGCCATGCCTTTTTTGGAATTGGCCACGGCTTTGGACGCCAGGGTCTCCAGACTGAAACCGAACTGGGAAAAAGCCAGCAGCATCACCAGCGTGCCGCCGCCGAGCAACAAACAAGCTTTGATAATCTGCACCCAGGTGGTGGCGATCATCCCGCCGAAAGTGACATAAACCACCATCAGCACGCCGACGATCACCACCGCGATCCAGTATTCCAAGCCGAATAGCAACTTGATGAGCTGTCCCGCGCCGACCATCTGCGCGATCAAATAGAACACCACTACGGTCAGCGAGCCGATGGCGGCGACGGTGCGGACCTGGCGCTGATCGAGCCGGTAGGAGGTAATGTCGGCGAAAGTGAATTTGCCCAGGTTGCGCAGCCGCTCGGCCATGATGAACATGATGAACGGCCAGCCCACATAAAAGCAGATGCAGTAGATGTAGCCGTCGAAGCCCTGGAAATAGGTCATGCTGGTCAGGCCGAGCAGGGTAGCCGCCGACATGTAGTCGCCGGCGATGGCCAAGCCGTTCTGGGTGCCGGTGATGCCGCCGCCGGCGGAGTAATAGTCGCTGGCGGTCTTGGTGCGCTGGGCCGCCCAGTAGGTGATGCCCAAGGTCATCATCACGAAGATGAAGAACATGACGATGGCGTGAATGTTGAGCGCCTGTTTTTGCGCTTGGCCGACGTCCGGGGCCGCCAGCGCCAAGCCCATCCAGCCCAGCGCCAGCGCGCCGGCGGTAATTTGTAGGAGGCGACGGTTCATTCGATGGCTCCCCGGATGATCTCTGAGTTGATGTCATCGAATTCGGTATTGGCGCGCCGGATGTAGACCCCGGTCAACAGCCAGAACAACAAAATCAAGCCCGCGCCGATCGGCCAAGCGATGGTGGCTACGCCGCCGTCCCAAATCGGCTTGGCCAGCATCGTCGGATTGAACGCCACGATCATGATGAAGATGAAATAGAGGCCCAGCACCACCGCCGTCAGCGTCCAGGCAAAACGACTGCGTTTGCTGACCAGTTCATCGAATTTCGGATTTCTTCGGATCCGTTCGTACACTTCAGACGACATTTGTTGTTTCTCCTTTATGTGGGTAGATAGCATGGTCTTGGGCGCAAGAGCGTAACCAAGTATTATAACTATATAAAGACTTTCTATTTTTTCCACACGAGGCCAACAGTTTTGCTAATGTCTCACAGGTGATGTACACCTGTTGGAGCGGTTGGGTCA is from Candidatus Competibacteraceae bacterium and encodes:
- a CDS encoding cation acetate symporter yields the protein MNRRLLQITAGALALGWMGLALAAPDVGQAQKQALNIHAIVMFFIFVMMTLGITYWAAQRTKTASDYYSAGGGITGTQNGLAIAGDYMSAATLLGLTSMTYFQGFDGYIYCICFYVGWPFIMFIMAERLRNLGKFTFADITSYRLDQRQVRTVAAIGSLTVVVFYLIAQMVGAGQLIKLLFGLEYWIAVVIVGVLMVVYVTFGGMIATTWVQIIKACLLLGGGTLVMLLAFSQFGFSLETLASKAVANSKKGMALMAPGSFLSDPITAVSLSLGLMFGTAGLPHILMRFFTVPNAKEARKSVFIATLCVGFFFTVVAIMGLSAITIVGTNPEYFEGGDLAGKLRGGGNMPAMHLAHAVGGNLMLGFLSAVAFATILAVVSGLALAGASAISHDLYANVIRRGQATEAEEVRVSKRSSLFLGVLAVLLGIAFEKQNVAFMVGLAFGVAASCNFPVLILSMYWKGLTTRGAIWGSIAGLVSAVLIVVLSKAVWVTVLGNKDPIFPYEQPAIFSMPLAFFFAWLGSVTDTSARAAQEKEAFEDQYVRAQTGFGAAGAAAH
- a CDS encoding DUF485 domain-containing protein, whose translation is MSSEVYERIRRNPKFDELVSKRSRFAWTLTAVVLGLYFIFIMIVAFNPTMLAKPIWDGGVATIAWPIGAGLILLFWLLTGVYIRRANTEFDDINSEIIRGAIE
- a CDS encoding class I SAM-dependent RNA methyltransferase, with protein sequence MSVMSHSPSDPAVPLPVGCEARCPGCSHRLLSATASEMQKMDWLRRQLAPWAERLQPLQTVAETARWGYRRKVCLSAVWSAAAGWQFGLWRRDELIPIPDCPVHAGLVRTLVRWLMRVLPPYPLFPLAFLVQSGAQATLIVKAHQSAALDGLADRDGEELATSGLDGLWLHRHPAAGRRLFARNGWQLLWGQPRSRDGFGLLYGPTAFQQLLPALYRRALDTAESFLAPQAGDSLIDLYCGIGASLRRWSVRGARAIGVELSGEAVECARLNAPKVEVLRGKCAERIPQLRGWAQLTGSRLLYVNPPRPGLEPEVLAWASEEFRPDRLAYLSCSAGTLSRDLRALAAAGYAVDALYPYDFFPQTQHVETLALLRRIA
- a CDS encoding DMT family transporter, whose protein sequence is MTSKVLKAELLLLVAAVIWGSAFVAQRVGMEHVGPFTYNGVRFVLGALALLPWLWLGRRAASRSRARNKRAMLSGGLLAGLLLFAGASLQQVGIVYTTAGKAGFITGLYVVIVPLVGLLWGQRTPRATWAGAVLAVIGLYLLTVTDAFTLAEGDGLVLVGAFFWAGHVLLIGWLSGRHVEPVLLACLQFSVCAVLSLIVAIATESLTLPGLEAAALPILYGGLLSVGVAYTLQVVAQRDAPPAHAAIILSLETVFAVLAGWLWLNETLTERGLFGCGLMFVGMLLSQLGVDRSVPAAGEAATVVASAPSADKRV